The genome window TTATGAAAATGAGGATTTGATTGGTGGAGGTTGGATTACTAAAAATGCCCCAAGCGTAGAAAGTAGTCAGGTAAGTTAAAGAGTAGGTTAGATGAATAGGTATTAAATTTTAAGTTTTTGTTAGGTTGGCGTATAATTTTGGGCGACCAGCGAAGCAGGTCGCCCAACCGTGTAAAAAAAAGGTATAAAAAAAAAAAAAACTGTTTACCCCCGGTGATATACAAAATATAACCAGGGATAAAAGAATNNNNNNNNNTTTTTAATTTTTTTTTTTTTTTTTTTTTTTTTTATTTTTATTTTTTTTTTTGTTTTTGTTTTTTTTATTTTTGGGGGCCCCCCCCCCCCCCCCCCCCCCAACGGTGTAAACAAATGGTATCTAAATCAATACACGTGTTGACCGCCGTTGATAGACATATTAGCTCCTGTGATAAAAGAAGCTTTTTCTGAGGCTAAGAAAGCTACTAGATGTGCTACTTCTTCTGTACCTCCTAACCGCCCTACGGGAATTTGAGAAATAATTTGATTGCGAATATCTTCTCTTACAGCCATTACCATGTCAGTAGCAATGTATCCTGGAGAGATAGTATTTACAGTAATACCTTTGTTAGCTACTTCCATAGCAAGGGTTTTAGTAAAGCCATGCATACCTGCTTTGGCTGCAGAATAGTTGGTTTGTCCAATTTGTCCGCGTTGAGCATTAACAGAGGAGATATTGATAATTCTACCAAAACCGCGTTCAATCATGCCATTGATAACATGGCGAGTACAGTTAAAGACACTGTTGAGATTAGT of Bacteroidia bacterium contains these proteins:
- a CDS encoding beta-ketoacyl-ACP reductase; translated protein: MDKNGKRVALVTGATGGLGTAMCKKLYEEGYRVVGNYRNAAKAKAWLEKLHAEGYQIDAYEADVTDYESVGRMVKKIEEEIGPIDILVNNAGITRDTTFRKMTPEQWHEVINTNLNSVFNCTRHVINGMIERGFGRIINISSVNAQRGQIGQTNYSAAKAGMHGFTKTLAMEVANKGITVNTISPGYIATDMVMAVREDIRNQIISQIPVGRLGGTEEVAHLVAFLASEKASFITGANMSINGGQHVY